A DNA window from Dama dama isolate Ldn47 chromosome 19, ASM3311817v1, whole genome shotgun sequence contains the following coding sequences:
- the LOC133073879 gene encoding small ribosomal subunit protein uS8-like: protein MVRMNVLADALKSINNAEKRGKRQVLIRPCSKVIVRFLTVMMKHGYIGEFEIIDDHRAGKIVVNLTGRLNKCGVISPRFDVQLKDLEKWQNNLLPSHQFGFIVLTTSAGIMDHEEARRKHTGGKILGFFF from the coding sequence ATGGTGCGCATGAATGTCCTGGCTGATGCTCTCAAGAGTATCAACAACGCCGAAAAGAGAGGCAAACGCCAGGTGCTTATTCGGCCGTGCTCCAAGGTCATCGTCAGGTTTCTAACAGTGATGATGAAGCATGGTTACATTGGCGAATTTGAAATCATTGATGATCACAGGGCTGGGAAAATTGTTGTGAACCTCACAGGCAGGCTAAATAAGTGTGGAGTGATCAGCCCCAGATTTGATGTGCAACTcaaagatctagaaaaatggcagaatAACCTGCTCCCATCCCATCAGTTTGGTTTCATTGTACTGACAACCTCAGCTGGCATCATGGACCATGAAGAAGCAAGACGAAAACATACAGGAGGGAAAATCCTTGGATTCTTTTTCTAG